The Mammaliicoccus sciuri genome window below encodes:
- a CDS encoding LysE/ArgO family amino acid transporter — protein sequence MFQAVIHGLLLALGLILPLGAQNIFVFNQGANHKSLNKALPVVFTAGLCDTLLILLAVFGVSLILNHYPSLQLIIYIVGLIFLLYMAWTLWNEKSSSNGSDLAISAKKQISFALSVSLLNPHAIMDTIGVIGTSASLYSGYEKVGFTVATIFISWFWFFGLAIAGKQVGMFDKSGKFIIILNRVSSIIILFVAALIIKNIINM from the coding sequence ATGTTTCAAGCAGTCATCCACGGTCTTTTATTAGCACTCGGTTTAATTTTACCATTAGGTGCTCAAAATATATTTGTTTTTAATCAAGGCGCAAATCATAAAAGCTTAAATAAAGCTTTACCCGTTGTTTTTACAGCTGGTCTATGTGACACATTACTCATATTACTTGCAGTGTTTGGCGTATCACTCATCTTAAATCACTATCCATCATTGCAATTAATCATATATATCGTCGGATTAATTTTTCTATTGTATATGGCTTGGACGTTATGGAACGAGAAATCATCAAGCAATGGTTCAGACTTAGCAATATCAGCTAAAAAACAAATCAGCTTTGCACTATCTGTATCATTACTGAATCCACACGCCATTATGGATACAATCGGTGTTATCGGTACAAGTGCATCACTATATTCAGGGTATGAAAAAGTCGGATTTACAGTTGCAACAATCTTTATCTCTTGGTTCTGGTTCTTCGGACTCGCTATAGCCGGTAAACAAGTCGGCATGTTCGATAAATCAGGTAAATTTATCATCATATTGAATAGAGTATCAAGTATCATCATCTTATTCGTCGCAGCACTCATTATTAAAAATATAATCAATATGTAG
- a CDS encoding 2-hydroxyacid dehydrogenase family protein encodes MNKVFITGEIPTEGLDMLQDHFEVEVFEGDQLIMKDTLLQKVTDVDAIISPLSTNIDKEIIDQAPNLKIIANYGAGFNNIDVKYAREKGIDVTNTPKASTNATADLTIGILLAVSRRIAEGDQLCRTTGFNGWAPLFFRGREVSGKTIGIVGLGEIGSAVARRAKGFDMNILYTGPHRKPEQEASLGATYVSLDDMLEQADFITINAAYSDDLHHLFNKDTFEKMKDTAYVINASRGPIVDEQALVEALQAKTIEGAALDVFEFEPEITEALKTMDNVVITPHIGNATFEARDEMARIVANNTIKKLQGDTPDYIVNK; translated from the coding sequence ATGAATAAAGTATTCATAACTGGAGAAATTCCAACAGAAGGATTAGATATGTTACAAGATCATTTTGAAGTAGAAGTCTTTGAAGGGGATCAATTAATTATGAAAGATACTTTACTTCAAAAAGTAACAGACGTAGATGCGATTATAAGTCCACTATCTACAAATATCGATAAAGAAATTATTGATCAAGCACCAAACTTAAAAATCATTGCAAATTATGGTGCTGGTTTCAATAACATTGACGTTAAATATGCTAGAGAAAAAGGGATTGATGTTACAAATACACCTAAAGCTTCAACAAATGCTACAGCAGATTTAACGATTGGTATATTACTTGCCGTATCTAGAAGAATTGCAGAAGGCGATCAACTTTGTAGAACAACTGGATTCAACGGTTGGGCACCATTATTCTTTAGAGGTAGGGAAGTCTCCGGTAAGACTATCGGCATAGTTGGCCTTGGTGAAATAGGTTCTGCTGTTGCTAGACGTGCCAAAGGTTTCGACATGAACATCCTTTATACTGGACCACATAGAAAGCCAGAACAAGAAGCTTCATTAGGGGCTACTTACGTCAGTCTTGACGACATGTTAGAACAAGCAGATTTCATTACAATTAATGCTGCCTATTCTGATGATTTACATCATTTATTCAATAAAGATACTTTTGAAAAAATGAAAGATACAGCATATGTTATTAATGCATCTCGTGGACCTATTGTAGATGAACAAGCTTTAGTTGAAGCTTTACAAGCTAAAACAATCGAAGGTGCTGCATTAGATGTATTTGAATTTGAACCAGAAATTACCGAGGCACTTAAAACAATGGACAATGTCGTAATAACACCGCACATCGGAAATGCTACATTTGAAGCACGTGATGAAATGGCAAGAATTGTCGCAAATAATACGATTAAGAAGCTACAAGGTGATACACCAGACTATATAGTGAATAAATAA
- a CDS encoding MurR/RpiR family transcriptional regulator, translating into MILDKLINEHYQQLNDNDIHIIQMINQNIHLIHRLKIQEIADISHTSISSIHRLARKLGFDGYSDFKAYIKLNRQTSKPSTDIIESLEQDLQQTMKHLKMIDYDYISEQINQAPYIYIYGTGVAQLNVARDAQRHFLSINKRVMVINDENELKIAMNQMNKDDLIFIISLSGETSHLRENVEIMHTRNISYISITTLKDNYLAQNAIYNIYVNSSPIELFNQTSYSSFLPYHIAFEVIVRKFSEWKLAH; encoded by the coding sequence ATGATTTTGGATAAACTGATTAATGAACATTATCAGCAACTTAATGACAATGATATACATATCATACAAATGATTAATCAAAATATTCACTTGATTCATCGATTAAAAATACAAGAAATCGCCGATATATCACACACTTCAATTTCTTCTATTCACCGACTCGCTCGTAAACTTGGCTTTGATGGTTATAGTGATTTTAAAGCATATATTAAATTAAATAGACAAACATCTAAACCATCGACAGATATCATTGAAAGTTTAGAGCAAGATTTACAACAAACTATGAAACATTTAAAAATGATCGACTATGATTATATAAGCGAACAAATCAATCAAGCGCCTTACATCTACATATATGGTACAGGTGTCGCACAACTAAACGTCGCACGTGATGCTCAACGACACTTTCTTTCTATCAATAAAAGAGTAATGGTTATTAACGACGAGAATGAACTTAAAATCGCTATGAATCAAATGAATAAAGATGATTTAATTTTTATCATTTCATTATCAGGTGAAACATCACATTTAAGAGAGAACGTCGAGATTATGCACACACGAAATATTAGTTATATTTCTATTACAACATTAAAGGATAACTATTTAGCTCAGAATGCGATCTACAATATATACGTTAATAGTTCTCCGATAGAACTATTTAACCAAACATCTTATTCCAGTTTCTTACCATATCACATTGCTTTTGAAGTCATCGTACGTAAATTCAGTGAATGGAAACTTGCTCATTAG
- a CDS encoding alpha-glucoside-specific PTS transporter subunit IIBC, which translates to MNAIKRFGSAMIVPVLLFAFFGIVVGFAKLFKNPNIMGSIAEDGTMWFKIWSLIEAGGWTIFNHMELAFVIGLPISLAKKAQGRATLAALMIYLVFNNFINAILTLWPKTFGVDLSKGVENLTGVKEIAGIPTLDTSIIGAIFISAIVIWIHNRFYDKKLPEMVGIFQGLPYVVIIGFFVMIPIAFIVCAIWPTVQAGIGSLQGVMLKSGFVGVWLFNFLERILIPTGLHHFIYTPFEYGPAAVNGGLKPYWIQHLTEFSNSAKSLKELYPYGFLLQGNIKIFGCLGIALAMYASTPKENKKKVLALVLPAGLTAIFAGITEPLEFTFLFIAPYLFLIHALLGATMVTIMYLFGVVGIQGGGAIEIAAINWIPLFSNHGMTYVTQFIIGIIFVVIYFFVFKFIIEKFNVPLPGRVPDDGDAKLYTKEDYKSKKASADTQMDDNASEYDTKAIYFLEGLGGKDNIKDVTNCATRLRVTVKDPSLVKDNDYFTHNQMAHGVAKSGTNVQVIVGLSVPQVRDSFETMI; encoded by the coding sequence ATGAATGCAATTAAACGATTTGGAAGTGCTATGATTGTTCCGGTATTACTATTTGCATTTTTTGGTATTGTTGTAGGGTTTGCAAAATTATTTAAAAATCCAAATATTATGGGTTCAATAGCTGAAGATGGCACAATGTGGTTTAAAATTTGGAGTTTAATTGAAGCGGGTGGTTGGACAATATTCAACCATATGGAGCTAGCGTTTGTGATTGGACTTCCAATCTCACTTGCTAAAAAAGCTCAAGGTAGAGCAACACTAGCAGCTTTAATGATTTATTTAGTATTTAACAATTTTATTAATGCGATTTTAACCCTTTGGCCAAAGACATTCGGTGTAGATTTATCAAAGGGTGTTGAAAATTTAACGGGCGTAAAAGAAATAGCTGGTATTCCAACATTAGACACAAGTATTATTGGTGCAATTTTTATATCAGCAATCGTCATTTGGATACATAATCGTTTCTATGATAAGAAATTACCTGAAATGGTTGGTATTTTCCAAGGTCTACCATACGTTGTTATCATAGGATTCTTTGTTATGATCCCAATCGCTTTTATCGTATGTGCGATTTGGCCAACAGTACAAGCAGGTATCGGTTCATTACAAGGTGTCATGTTGAAATCAGGATTTGTAGGAGTTTGGCTATTCAACTTCTTAGAAAGAATATTGATTCCTACAGGATTACATCATTTCATATACACACCATTTGAATATGGACCTGCAGCGGTCAATGGTGGATTGAAACCTTATTGGATTCAACACTTAACAGAATTCTCAAATTCTGCTAAATCTCTTAAAGAACTTTATCCATATGGATTCTTGTTACAAGGTAACATTAAAATATTTGGTTGTTTAGGTATTGCGTTAGCAATGTACGCTTCAACACCGAAAGAGAACAAGAAAAAAGTATTAGCATTAGTATTACCAGCTGGATTAACAGCAATTTTCGCAGGAATTACAGAACCTTTAGAGTTTACGTTCTTATTTATAGCACCATACTTATTCTTAATTCATGCATTATTAGGTGCGACAATGGTTACAATTATGTACCTATTTGGTGTAGTCGGTATTCAAGGTGGTGGCGCGATAGAAATCGCGGCTATAAACTGGATTCCATTATTCTCTAATCACGGTATGACTTACGTTACACAATTTATCATTGGTATCATCTTTGTTGTGATTTACTTCTTCGTATTTAAGTTTATTATCGAGAAGTTTAATGTACCATTACCTGGACGTGTGCCTGATGATGGCGATGCTAAGCTTTATACGAAAGAAGATTATAAGTCTAAGAAAGCAAGTGCTGATACACAAATGGATGACAATGCATCAGAATACGATACGAAAGCTATTTATTTCTTAGAAGGATTAGGTGGCAAAGACAATATTAAAGACGTTACAAATTGTGCGACACGATTAAGAGTAACGGTTAAAGATCCAAGTTTAGTAAAAGATAATGACTATTTCACACATAATCAGATGGCACATGGTGTAGCGAAAAGTGGTACAAATGTTCAAGTAATTGTGGGACTTAGTGTACCTCAAGTAAGAGATTCATTTGAAACGATGATATAA
- a CDS encoding 6-phospho-alpha-glucosidase, producing MKKFNITIAGGGSTFTPGIILMLLDHLEDFPIDTIKLYDNDGDRQQTIADACEILLHERAPGVKLQASTDPKTAFENVDFVMAHIRVGKYAMREQDEKIPLKHGVVGQETCGPGGISYGMRSITGVLEIVDYMEQYSPDAWMLNYSNPAAIVAEATRKLRPHSKILNICDMPIGIEELMATNIGLKSRKEMVVKYYGLNHFGWWTDIRDKSGNDLMPSIIKHVEQFGYSTDTGSDIEQEASWNDTFKKARDVQALDKDTLPNTYLKYYFFPDYVVEHSNKDYTRANEVMAGREKFVFGECQKIIDQGTAEGTELTIDEHASYIVDLARAIAFNTKERMLMIVENKGAISNFEPTAMVEIPCLVGSEGPEPLSVGEIPRFQKSLMEQQVGVEKLTVEAYEEQSYQKLWQALTLSRTVPSASVAKDILDDLIEANKEYWPELK from the coding sequence ATGAAGAAATTTAACATAACAATAGCAGGTGGCGGAAGTACATTTACGCCAGGTATTATATTAATGTTACTGGACCATTTAGAAGATTTTCCGATTGATACGATTAAACTATACGACAATGATGGTGATAGACAACAAACCATTGCAGATGCTTGTGAAATACTTCTTCATGAAAGAGCGCCTGGTGTTAAGTTACAGGCGAGTACAGATCCTAAAACAGCTTTTGAAAATGTAGATTTCGTTATGGCGCATATACGTGTTGGTAAATATGCGATGAGAGAACAAGATGAGAAGATTCCATTGAAACACGGTGTAGTTGGACAAGAAACGTGCGGACCTGGTGGGATATCTTATGGTATGCGTTCGATTACAGGCGTACTAGAAATTGTAGATTACATGGAACAATATTCACCAGATGCTTGGATGTTAAATTATTCAAATCCAGCAGCAATTGTAGCTGAAGCAACTCGGAAACTAAGACCTCATTCTAAAATTTTAAATATTTGTGATATGCCAATTGGTATTGAAGAACTAATGGCAACAAATATTGGGCTGAAATCTAGAAAAGAAATGGTCGTTAAATATTATGGTTTAAATCACTTCGGTTGGTGGACAGATATAAGAGATAAGTCTGGTAATGATTTAATGCCTAGTATCATTAAACACGTTGAACAATTTGGGTATTCGACTGATACGGGCAGTGATATTGAACAAGAAGCAAGTTGGAATGACACGTTCAAGAAAGCGCGTGATGTACAAGCGCTTGATAAAGATACGTTACCTAACACATATTTAAAATATTATTTCTTCCCTGATTACGTTGTGGAACATTCAAATAAAGACTATACAAGAGCAAATGAAGTAATGGCAGGACGAGAAAAATTTGTATTCGGTGAATGTCAAAAAATCATTGATCAAGGTACAGCTGAAGGAACAGAATTAACAATAGATGAACATGCGTCATATATCGTAGACTTAGCAAGAGCCATTGCGTTTAATACGAAAGAAAGAATGTTAATGATTGTTGAGAATAAAGGTGCCATTTCAAACTTTGAACCAACAGCGATGGTTGAAATTCCATGTTTAGTTGGTAGCGAAGGTCCAGAACCTTTATCAGTTGGTGAAATCCCAAGATTCCAAAAAAGTTTAATGGAACAACAAGTAGGTGTTGAGAAATTAACAGTTGAAGCTTATGAAGAACAATCTTATCAAAAATTATGGCAAGCACTAACGTTATCTCGCACAGTTCCGAGTGCATCAGTAGCTAAAGATATACTAGATGACCTTATTGAAGCAAATAAAGAATACTGGCCAGAATTGAAGTAA
- a CDS encoding GTP pyrophosphokinase — translation MYIERKPTINLAELKKEFTNNLGEIEYAQSSEQALEELFNFVELQHQYAAALEEIGTKLKILDDEFQVAYKHNPIHHMEKRVKEFPSLIKKLRRKGFPLNANSAKENIQDIAGIRVICNYLEDVYTIEKLLLRQTDVKLLKRKDYIENPKMNGYKSLHLVVSIPVFLAESVQMIPVEIQIRTIGMDMWASLEHKLRYKNSHVSTEQYEEKLKECSIEITNVERKMQEMNDEIYHDTNKSMIKIDKN, via the coding sequence ATGTATATAGAAAGAAAACCAACGATCAATTTAGCAGAATTAAAGAAGGAATTTACGAATAATTTAGGTGAAATTGAATATGCGCAGTCTTCAGAACAAGCGCTAGAAGAGTTGTTTAATTTTGTAGAACTACAACATCAATATGCAGCAGCTTTAGAAGAAATCGGGACAAAGTTGAAAATATTGGACGATGAATTCCAAGTTGCTTATAAACATAATCCAATTCACCATATGGAAAAGCGTGTTAAAGAATTTCCAAGTCTCATTAAGAAATTAAGACGCAAAGGATTTCCATTAAATGCGAATTCAGCAAAAGAGAATATTCAAGATATCGCGGGGATAAGAGTTATTTGTAATTATCTAGAAGATGTCTATACAATTGAAAAATTATTACTTAGACAAACTGACGTAAAATTATTAAAAAGAAAAGACTATATAGAAAATCCTAAAATGAATGGATATAAAAGTTTACATTTAGTTGTATCTATTCCTGTATTTTTAGCGGAAAGTGTTCAAATGATACCTGTTGAAATTCAAATTCGAACAATTGGAATGGATATGTGGGCGAGTTTGGAACATAAATTAAGATATAAGAATTCTCATGTATCTACTGAACAATATGAAGAAAAGTTAAAAGAATGTTCAATAGAAATAACAAATGTAGAACGCAAAATGCAAGAAATGAATGATGAAATCTATCATGATACGAATAAAAGTATGATAAAAATAGACAAAAATTAA
- a CDS encoding YdeI/OmpD-associated family protein: MEKNPKVEAFMEREKKWKDEFERLREIIRECDLEEDYKWMHPCYTLKGKNVVLIHGFKEYCVLLFHKGSLLKDPEKILIQQTKNVQAARQLRFTNVDQIKEQRDIIKAYVEEAIELEKLGAKVELKKTEEYEMPVELQEQLDQNSNLKEAFYNLTPGRQRQYIYYISQAKRPATRVSRVEKYIDHILDGKGLNDE; the protein is encoded by the coding sequence ATGGAGAAAAATCCTAAAGTCGAAGCTTTTATGGAACGTGAAAAAAAGTGGAAAGATGAATTTGAACGATTAAGAGAAATTATACGTGAATGTGATTTAGAAGAAGATTATAAATGGATGCATCCATGTTATACATTAAAAGGTAAGAATGTTGTATTGATACATGGGTTTAAAGAATATTGTGTACTTTTATTTCATAAAGGTTCATTACTTAAAGATCCTGAAAAAATACTGATTCAACAAACAAAAAATGTTCAAGCAGCAAGACAATTGAGATTCACCAATGTAGATCAAATTAAAGAACAACGAGATATTATTAAAGCATATGTTGAAGAAGCAATCGAGCTTGAAAAGTTAGGTGCTAAAGTAGAATTAAAGAAAACAGAAGAATATGAAATGCCAGTTGAACTACAAGAACAACTTGATCAAAATAGTAACTTAAAAGAAGCTTTCTATAATTTGACACCAGGAAGACAGCGACAATATATTTACTATATTAGCCAAGCAAAGCGTCCAGCAACACGCGTTAGTCGAGTAGAAAAATATATCGATCATATATTAGATGGGAAAGGGCTAAATGATGAGTGA
- a CDS encoding M42 family metallopeptidase produces the protein MADSVKLLKILTDINGISGFEYNVKAKMKEYLEPVSDEIIEDNLGGIFGKKNAKNGSKTILIAGHLDEIGFMVTRIDEDGYIKFTTIGGWWNQVMLSQKVTITTDEGKEIRGIIGSKPPHVLSPEERKKPVDVKEMFIDIGVDNKEAVEGLGIEIGNMVTPYSEFETLGDGNYLTAKAFDNRFGCALSVDVLNELKDDELGINLVSGATVQEEVGLRGAKVAANKIKPDLSIAVDVGIAYDTPGMKGQDHETKLGNGPLVLLMDGTNIGHVGFRKFIKNVAKEKGIDVQWDNITGGGTDAGSIHVANEGTPTISIGVPLRYMHSNVSILHKEDYLNAVKLVAEIVKALNDETVKNIMW, from the coding sequence GTGGCAGATTCAGTAAAATTATTAAAAATACTTACAGATATTAATGGTATTTCAGGATTTGAGTATAATGTTAAAGCTAAAATGAAAGAATACTTAGAACCTGTAAGTGATGAAATTATTGAAGATAACCTAGGTGGTATTTTCGGGAAAAAGAACGCTAAAAATGGTTCTAAAACAATTTTAATAGCGGGTCACTTAGATGAAATCGGATTTATGGTTACACGTATCGATGAAGATGGTTACATTAAATTCACAACAATCGGTGGATGGTGGAACCAAGTGATGCTTTCACAAAAAGTAACGATTACAACAGATGAAGGCAAAGAAATTAGAGGTATTATTGGTTCTAAACCTCCACACGTTTTAAGTCCAGAAGAACGTAAAAAACCTGTTGACGTTAAAGAGATGTTTATTGATATAGGTGTTGATAATAAAGAAGCGGTTGAAGGGCTAGGCATTGAAATCGGCAATATGGTGACTCCTTATTCTGAGTTTGAAACTTTAGGTGATGGTAACTACTTAACAGCAAAAGCATTCGACAACAGATTCGGTTGTGCGTTAAGTGTTGATGTATTAAACGAACTTAAAGATGATGAGCTTGGTATAAATCTAGTTTCAGGTGCAACTGTACAAGAAGAAGTTGGTTTGCGTGGTGCGAAGGTTGCTGCAAACAAAATTAAGCCAGATTTATCTATCGCAGTGGACGTAGGTATTGCTTATGATACACCAGGTATGAAAGGGCAAGATCACGAAACGAAATTAGGTAACGGACCACTTGTATTGTTAATGGATGGTACGAATATCGGTCACGTTGGATTTAGAAAATTCATCAAAAACGTAGCAAAAGAAAAAGGCATTGATGTGCAATGGGATAATATAACAGGTGGCGGAACAGATGCAGGTAGTATTCACGTAGCAAACGAAGGTACACCAACAATCTCAATCGGCGTTCCATTACGTTATATGCACTCAAACGTATCAATCCTTCATAAAGAAGACTACTTAAACGCAGTAAAATTAGTAGCTGAAATCGTAAAAGCATTAAACGATGAAACAGTTAAAAATATTATGTGGTAA
- a CDS encoding NADH-dependent flavin oxidoreductase, translating into MNKKYEPLFKSLKLPNGGEVKNRFVLAPLTHISSNEDGTISDIEIPYIEKRSQDVGISITAASYVEPLGQAFPGQPSVSKEADLAGLKKQAEVMKKNGAKALIQIHHGGAMALPGLTPTGEAAAPSEVEVKGFGQQETHVARALTVEEIEHTIEAFANATKIAIDAGFDGVEIHGANHYLIHQFFSPYYNRRDDEWGEHIKYPLAVVDAVLKVVREHATPDFIVGYRFSPEEVESPGISMELTEQLVKTLSEKPLDYLHVSLMDIHSTTREGQYKGEERIKLLLEWINGRVPLIGIGSIFTADDALSAIETGAPLIALGRELLLDYQFVSKIEQGKEDEIVSVFDPERADKHDLPDPLWKQFVAGFYPLPRTDQETSQTK; encoded by the coding sequence ATGAACAAAAAATATGAACCTTTATTTAAATCTTTAAAATTACCGAATGGTGGGGAAGTAAAGAATAGATTTGTGCTTGCGCCATTAACACATATTTCATCAAATGAAGATGGTACGATTTCTGATATTGAAATTCCATATATAGAAAAACGTTCTCAAGATGTAGGTATTTCTATTACTGCTGCGAGTTATGTTGAACCGCTTGGCCAAGCTTTTCCTGGACAGCCTTCTGTATCTAAAGAAGCGGATCTTGCTGGGCTTAAGAAACAAGCTGAAGTTATGAAGAAAAATGGTGCGAAAGCTTTAATTCAAATTCATCATGGTGGTGCGATGGCATTACCTGGATTAACGCCAACTGGTGAAGCGGCTGCTCCTAGTGAAGTTGAAGTGAAAGGCTTCGGACAACAAGAAACACATGTTGCGAGAGCATTAACTGTAGAAGAAATTGAACATACTATTGAAGCTTTCGCTAACGCTACTAAAATAGCGATCGATGCTGGCTTTGACGGAGTTGAAATTCATGGTGCAAACCATTATTTAATTCATCAATTCTTCTCACCTTATTACAACAGAAGAGATGATGAGTGGGGCGAACATATTAAATATCCTTTAGCAGTTGTAGATGCTGTACTTAAAGTTGTACGTGAACATGCAACACCTGACTTTATTGTAGGCTATCGCTTCTCTCCTGAAGAAGTAGAATCTCCAGGTATTTCTATGGAATTAACAGAACAACTTGTTAAGACTTTATCTGAAAAACCACTTGATTACTTACATGTGTCATTAATGGATATTCATTCAACAACAAGAGAAGGTCAATATAAAGGTGAAGAACGTATTAAATTATTATTAGAATGGATTAATGGTCGCGTGCCATTAATAGGAATTGGTTCAATCTTTACTGCTGACGATGCATTATCAGCAATTGAAACAGGTGCACCACTTATTGCACTTGGTAGAGAATTGTTACTTGATTACCAATTCGTTTCAAAAATCGAACAAGGAAAAGAAGACGAAATCGTTTCTGTGTTCGATCCTGAAAGAGCAGACAAACATGATTTACCAGACCCATTATGGAAACAGTTTGTAGCAGGTTTCTACCCATTACCAAGAACTGATCAAGAAACTTCTCAAACTAAATAA
- the rpiA gene encoding ribose-5-phosphate isomerase RpiA — protein sequence MNQDELKREVAYEAVNDIQDGMTIGIGTGSTMRYAIEKLGERVKNGLQIKGVPTSEDTAELARIHQIPLTDFSEVSHLDLVIDGADEVDENLQLIKGGGGALLREKIVANATDNFIVIIDETKYVKTLGKFKLPVEVVPFGWEITARAIESLGCQATLRMKDSNVYVTDNDHYILDCEFGEIHHPEQLNHDLISIEGVVETGLFINMTKKVFMSRSETQSVVIIEN from the coding sequence GTGAATCAAGATGAGCTAAAGAGAGAAGTTGCTTATGAAGCGGTTAATGATATACAAGATGGTATGACGATAGGAATTGGTACTGGTTCAACTATGCGTTATGCAATTGAAAAGTTAGGTGAGCGTGTTAAAAATGGCCTTCAAATTAAAGGTGTACCAACATCTGAAGATACTGCTGAATTAGCGCGTATTCATCAAATTCCACTTACTGATTTTTCAGAAGTGAGCCATTTAGATTTAGTTATAGATGGTGCTGATGAAGTGGACGAAAATCTTCAATTGATTAAAGGTGGCGGTGGTGCGCTACTACGTGAAAAAATTGTTGCGAATGCCACGGATAATTTTATTGTGATTATAGATGAAACGAAATACGTTAAGACGTTAGGTAAGTTTAAGCTACCAGTAGAAGTTGTGCCTTTTGGATGGGAAATCACAGCACGTGCAATAGAAAGTTTAGGTTGCCAAGCGACATTGCGAATGAAAGATTCAAATGTATATGTGACAGACAACGATCATTACATATTAGATTGTGAGTTTGGAGAGATTCATCATCCAGAACAATTAAATCACGATTTAATATCTATCGAAGGCGTTGTAGAGACCGGATTATTTATCAATATGACGAAAAAAGTATTCATGAGTCGTTCTGAAACACAAAGTGTGGTTATAATCGAGAATTAA
- a CDS encoding DM13 domain-containing protein — translation MNLTKTTFGAFALTTTILLGACGNNDMHKDDKMDTKTEMKDKDMSKENMKDSDMKDMMMSGMFESMNGEKVEGKATIKDGKLMLTDFKSSKGPDLHVYLTKDGDVKKGMKIDKVDYDKMEQTFDLKDMDTSKYNEVTIYCDKAHVVFGSAKLK, via the coding sequence ATGAACTTAACTAAAACAACATTTGGAGCATTTGCATTAACAACAACTATATTATTAGGTGCATGTGGTAATAATGATATGCATAAAGACGATAAGATGGATACGAAAACTGAAATGAAAGATAAAGACATGAGTAAAGAAAACATGAAAGACAGTGATATGAAAGACATGATGATGTCTGGTATGTTTGAATCTATGAATGGTGAAAAAGTAGAAGGAAAAGCAACGATTAAAGACGGTAAATTAATGTTAACAGATTTCAAATCATCAAAAGGACCTGACTTACATGTTTATTTAACTAAAGATGGCGATGTTAAAAAAGGAATGAAAATTGATAAAGTAGATTACGATAAGATGGAACAAACATTTGATTTAAAAGACATGGATACATCTAAATATAATGAAGTGACAATTTATTGTGATAAAGCACATGTTGTATTCGGTAGTGCTAAATTAAAATAA
- a CDS encoding DoxX family protein → MTKIYTFICLIIRVYSGYLIYMQGYEKLTGGFSLQGLTQVIAQNQDSPMWYKWFFEHIIAPYTTLWEWVIPLGEIFLGLALILGFLEYYAALFGIFIMVNYILADMIFTYPLQLVGFILIALNIRSLRKLSATAIVKKFMKKEAG, encoded by the coding sequence ATGACAAAGATATATACATTCATATGTTTAATCATACGCGTTTATAGTGGTTATTTAATCTATATGCAAGGTTATGAAAAATTAACAGGAGGTTTCAGTTTACAAGGATTAACGCAAGTAATCGCTCAGAATCAAGATTCTCCAATGTGGTATAAGTGGTTCTTTGAGCATATTATTGCACCGTATACGACTTTATGGGAATGGGTCATTCCTTTAGGTGAAATATTTTTAGGATTAGCTTTAATTCTTGGATTTCTGGAGTATTACGCAGCACTTTTTGGTATATTTATAATGGTAAATTACATTTTAGCAGATATGATTTTTACGTATCCACTTCAGCTTGTTGGCTTTATATTGATTGCATTAAATATCAGAAGCTTACGTAAATTATCAGCAACTGCTATCGTTAAGAAGTTTATGAAGAAGGAAGCGGGATAG